In Zonotrichia leucophrys gambelii isolate GWCS_2022_RI chromosome 15, RI_Zleu_2.0, whole genome shotgun sequence, the DNA window GTTCTTGCAGAGGAGGCAGGTGAGGTTGGAGATGAGGCCTCGGGTGGTCTTGGTGGTGTTGTGGAGCCTCTCGAGGAGCTCTTTGGCCATGGGGTTGAGCTCCTCCTGGTCGCGCGTGATGTTGCCCAGCGAGGCGTTGAGGAAGGCGAAGAGCTTGTACATGGCCACCATCACCTCCTTCCTCTCGCTCGTCCGGTTGACGCGGAAAGCGGGGAAGAAGATGCCGGCGGGGTTGCAGAGCTTGTCACTCTCGCTGCTGAACGGCTCTCCCTGGCACTTCAGCTGCGAGGAGAGGCTGGTGTCACCCCACGTCCCCCGTGTCACCCCACGTCCCCCGTGCCGCCATCCCtgccgtgtccccagccctcccctcccCGCACCTGCGGCTCAGCCGCCCCCCGGCCGTGACCCCCGGCTGTCCCCGAGCGCCACTTACGTAGAGGCTGAAGAGCTCCTGGGCGGTGGCGTTGAGCACGGCCACCTGCCTGCGGGTCTGCTCCTGCACGTTGGAGCGGCACAGGCCGTGGCTGGGGCAGCCCGAGCCGCTCACCAGCAGCGCCCGGCCGGCCACGGGCcgcctctgcagcaggagcagggccacgAAGGGCACGACGCCTGTGAGGGGAGAGAGGCCGCTGTCACCCTGGGGTGCTGGCTGCCGCTGGTGCATCCACCCGGGAtggtcccagccccaggcacccaAGGGGAGGGtgtccagctggagcagggcctcATCCCGCTCGGGTGTGCGTCCAGCCCAGCCGGAATGCCCAAAGCCCCGCTCTGTCCCGGCCGTGCCGCTCTCCCGTCCCGCTGCCGTGGCCCTCACCTGCCCCCCGGCAGGCGCTCCCCCGCCTCCCTTCCCGGCGGAGGGCCCCGCAGCATTCCCACATTTCGCAAGCGGCCCGGTGGCGACCTGGGGTGTTTAATCAAACGTGCAAGAAGCTTTTTCCTCCGTTATCCTGGTCCGGGCGCCTCGGGAACAAGGCCCCACCCCGGGCCGGCTGACTCAGCGGGGCTCCCTCAAGGAAACCTGCTCTCGGCGtgccctccctccttcctcccgcccccggccccaccgcctgcctcagtttccccgtcTGAGCAGCCGGCGCAGCGCCGAGGAGCCCTGGGGAGAGACGACGCAGCTGCCAGAGACTGCAGCCAGGAAATCCCTGGCCGCGGAACAAGGGGACCCTTGAGCCTGCGGCAGCTGGGTCACCCCGGCTGAGCCTCCTAGAGCGGGGCGCTGCGAGCCCCGATCGGCGGGAACCCCCAAAGCGGGATCCATCCCTGCTCGGAGAGGCCGAACCGGGCCTGGAGCCCCCAACTCCGCTGGGCAGCCTCGGGGAGGGCGGCCTGGGTGTCCCCGCCGCTGGGTGACCTGGGTGACACCAGCAGGGTGGGGGTCCCGCGCTCCAGGCCAAGCCCCCGGGCCGTGACGGGCCCCGAAGCCGCCCGCACTTGTCAGCGCCTCGGACGTGCCGCCGGTGCCGGATAACCCAAGCCTGGATTTATTTACCCTGCCCAGGTGGGACAGGACTTACCTGGGCGTgttccagctccctccctctcccccgcGCGTCCCCACGGGATGGATCAGACCCCCTGACCCCTCCGGAGCCCCTCTCGCTGTCCCCCCGCCGCTGTTCCGCCCatccacagctgggcagggtcaggctctgccccaCGTGTGCCGGGGATCGGGGGGTGGGTGGGGAGTCCCCGGTGGGAGCTGCCCCGTGGGACCCCCAGAACGGCTTCTGGGCCGGGGGCTGCTCCCTCCGACCCCTCCTGCACTTGGCAGCCTCCCCATCCTTGCACCGCTCGGCTTGAGGCGTCGGGAGACCCACAAGGAGGATAAGCAGGAGTGAGGGGGGGGAAAGTAtttaaaagtacaaaaaataaaaaaaaaaatccccccctccttgatattttttttttttttccccttggaagCATTTCCAGTTATATAAGTGTCCAGATGTTGGCTGGACCGCGCCAGAGCCGCGCTCCGCTCCCGCTGCCAATTCCCAGAGATGCTCATCCCGGGGGGGACGCGGCGCGGCGGGAGCCCCGCTCCGGCTCCAGCGGCGCTTCCAGCCGGGCCCCGCCTGCCCCCGAGCATCACCGGCAAacggaggggagggggaggaaaaaaggggagggggagaaggggaaataGGATCCCCAAAGTcggatttttttgatttttttttttttacctgccGGTACGAACTTCATTGTGAGCAACGTCCCGGGAGCGACTTAATAGGGATTGGTGTTGGCAGAGGAAGTTTTCAGAAATTCATGTTCATACTGGGGGACTTCTCGGGGTT includes these proteins:
- the LIF gene encoding leukemia inhibitory factor, with the protein product MKFVPAGVVPFVALLLLQRRPVAGRALLVSGSGCPSHGLCRSNVQEQTRRQVAVLNATAQELFSLYLKCQGEPFSSESDKLCNPAGIFFPAFRVNRTSERKEVMVAMYKLFAFLNASLGNITRDQEELNPMAKELLERLHNTTKTTRGLISNLTCLLCKNYNIFQVDVRYGDSSKGKSAFKKKQQGCQVLRKYVQVIGQAARVLLPHLSPS